One segment of Plasmodium vivax chromosome 14, whole genome shotgun sequence DNA contains the following:
- a CDS encoding nuclear movement protein, putative (encoded by transcript PVX_123115A): MENEKHENMLLAIARDFQSIDNLIETFFSFLEHKTDYFHVMLNEDDIGTLAKKYEGTLEKDILNNNKCGFKAHSREQNLMKSFRKHQLNYIIKKQPYLIENEDMKNKYLPSCDELKKLNTSKFCEVKNKQNDVQKKVEPGAMPVTVTASETHISTWNGGQTEKYLWNQALNEINIEMPLHTEIKTSEINVQISNKSIKVYHKHELKLEGTFYEEVNKQECMWNIEDKKKLIIFLEKKRENWWPCVIIGDPEIDTSKIESKKNLTDFDEKTQGEIRKFLHQQKM; the protein is encoded by the exons atggaaaacGAAAAGCACGAAAATATGCTGCTCGCCATTGCGCGAGATTTTCAATCGATAGACAATTTAATAGaaacctttttttcattcctcgAACACAAAACTGACTACTTCCACGTAATGCTTAATGAAGATGACATAGGAACGTTGGCCAAAAAGTATGAAGGCACTTTAGAGAAggacattttaaataacaacAAATGTGGATTCAAAGCGCATAGCAGGGAACAGAACTTGATGAAGTCCTTCAGAAAACAccaattaaattatattataaaaaagcaGCCCTATTTAATCGAAAATGAAGACATGAAGAACAAATACTTACCTTCATGTgatgagttaaaaaaattgaataccTCAAAATTCTgcgaagtgaaaaataagCAGAACGATGTGCAGAAGAAGGTAGAACCTGGAGCGATGCCGGTTACTGTCACTGCaa GTGAAACCCACATCTCAACCTGGAATGGCGGACAAACGGAGAAATACCTCTGGAACCAGGCGCTAAACGAAATTAACATAGAAATGCCGCTCCACACTGAAATAAAAACCAGCGAAATCAACGTCCAAATTTCAAACAAAAGCATTAAGGTGTATCACAAAC ATGAACTAAAACTGGAAGGCACCTTTTATGAAGAAGTGAACAAGCAGGAATGCATGTGGAACATAGAGGATAAGAAAAAgctaatcatttttttggaaaaaaaaagagaaaactgGTGGCCGTGCGTAATAATCGGGGACCCAGAAATAGACACTTCCAAAATTGAGTCCAAAAAGAACTTAACCgattttgatgaaaaaacGCAGGGAGAAATACGGAAATTTTTGCACCAGCAGAAAATGTAA
- a CDS encoding Mitotic apparatus protein p62, putative (encoded by transcript PVX_123110A) has translation MFYGKVIKADETVVPEIKDGYSVIHLSRACLNNPEDEGKLYVQVEDANGCYNICCLQKNVCEDTALDIFLMLDNEVKLKTSGSKNEVHIVGYYEVSFGQDHLDDEDEEDEELEGEDDEYENEEVRMLTRKNTLKNSLANGFGKKKKKNSLDEDDETNVGNNDDEDDEDDEDDDDDDDDDEDEEGEDDDDDEDDEDDDDEEDDDEDDEEDEEDDDDEDDDDGTKNKGDKKKNGPKKNKNKRALDNKNDGPSKKSKLFDESQYEKDLVAFLKKNGKCKLPELGKVKKPEGLKMKLGFFIKKHSNVFKFDADSQVVSLKNN, from the exons ATGTTTTACG GAAAAGTAATTAAGGCAGACGAAACCGTCGTCCCAGAGATTAAGGACGGATACTCCGTTATCCACCTGTCGAGAGCATGCTTAAACAACCCAGAAGATGAAGGGAAGTTGTACGTACAAGTGGAAGATGCCAATGGGTGCTATAACATTTgctgtttgcaaaaaaacgtGTGCGAAGATACAGCGttggatatatttttaatgctaGATAATGAAGTGAAGCTGAAAACGAGTGGCAGCAAAAACGAAGTGCACATTGTTGGGTATTACGAAGTGTCCTTTGGTCAGGACCATCTGGATGATGAGgatgaggaagacgaagagtTGGAAGGCGAAGATGAcgaatatgaaaatgaagaggtTAGAATGCTTACGAGGAAAAATACGCTGAAAAATTCGCTAGCTAACGgatttggaaaaaagaaaaaaaaaaattctttggATGAAGATGACGAAACGAATGTAGGAAATaacgatgatgaggatgatgaggatgatgaggatgacgacgatgacgacgatgatgatgaggatgaagagggggaagatgacgacgatgatgaggatgatgaggatgatgatgacgaggaggatgacgatgaggatgatgaagaggacgaagaggatgatgatgatgaagacgatgatgatgGGACCAAAAACAAaggagacaaaaaaaaaaacggaccaaaaaaaaacaaaaataagagaGCGCTCgataacaaaaatgatggcCCATCCAAAAAATCCAAATTGTTTGACGAAAGTCAGTACGAAAAAGACCTCgttgcatttttaaaaaaaaatggaaagtgcAAATTGCCCGAGTTAGGAAAAGTCAAGAAGCCCGAAGGACTCAAAATGAAATTGGGGTTCTTCATTAAGAAGCATTCAAATGTGTTCAAGTTTGACGCAGATAGTCAGGTGGTTTCTTTGAAGAATAACTGA
- a CDS encoding hypothetical protein, conserved (encoded by transcript PVX_123120A), with the protein MPNDTRYYYDVINTKWWYFDTLSGGWRECEEEAATEEAAEYAAEYAAEYAAEEEVTAESAKNCEEKKSHKYHGYRNVDKWNERNYKNHPQHVMNGRVETKKGKRSENKLHNYACTPRKTSKANSESSNAASNTKHYSFKSNAKQHKHGNLLEHNETYDYSYEDDGHGKYPNGDAEENSYGESGEHYGESGEHYGESGGHYDESGRHYDESGGHYDESGGKYDEAGEHHDESGGNYDEQWGYYDEYGGYYDEYGGYYDEQGGYYDKNGFYYDGSGEYYDESGVYKGEHGMYYDENGGCYDENGHLYDGSEEHGEASGEHCEESGEHHNDKGGHHDDNDKHYYEDGSENAKGVTHKVEGGGRLEKGARRHVHNYDDKVSKDFAASRSYLPQPGKTSNLRKSNESSRGDHGDGNKSDGHGSRKSDGYGSHKSDGHGSRKSDGHGSRKSDGHGSRKSDGHGSRKSDNKSEQRCNSPDKEKTSYDDLMKDMAEKKKKKTLHSMSSGDSENSDKLSERINSLLNHSSSNLSLLCKKDSSTILENLLSRSFTKSDHFNSINTIERASEDGKDENKGANKLIKRKTKVNFDEMYRAEYNGGKEQMGKGSDLSHGSVNSAGNNADRSDKGNDTETSYVPFVRRTTRTLTFKNQGGLAGCLKVFQEKKKELMSSTGSDVSDMEIKIANLKRRARELAQRYKTKNQSTGDQLKSDQIKTKFEELVFLVQQQKKQSHEKGKNLK; encoded by the coding sequence atgcCGAATGACACGAGATATTATTACGACGTGATAAACACCAAGTGGTGGTATTTTGATACCCTCTCCGGGGGGTGGAGAGAATGCGAAGAAGAGGCAGCAACAGAGGAGGCCGCAGAGTACGCAGCAGAGTACGCAGCAGAGTACGCAGCAGAGGAAGAGGTAACTGCAGAAAGTGCCAAAAATTgtgaggaaaagaaaagccaTAAATATCATGGTTACAGAAATGTGGACAAGTGGAACGAACGAAATTACAAGAATCACCCCCAACATGTTATGAACGGAAGAGtcgaaacaaaaaagggaaaacggTCGGAAAACAAACTCCATAATTATGCATGTACACCAAGAAAAACCTCAAAAGCGAATTCGGAAAGTTCCAACGCGGCCAGCAACACTAAGCACTACTCCTTTAAGAGCAACGCAAAACAGCATAAGCATGGGAATCTTCTGGAGCATAATGAGACGTATGACTACTCGTATGAGGATGACGGGCATGGAAAATACCCAAATGGTGATGCGGAGGAAAATAGCTACGGTGAAAGCGGTGAACACTACGGTGAAAGCGGCGAACACTACGGTGAAAGCGGCGGACACTACGATGAAAGCGGTAGGCACTACGACGAAAGCGGTGGGCACTACGACGAAAGCGGTGGGAAGTATGACGAGGCCGGCGAACACCACGATGAAAGCGGTGGGAACTATGACGAACAATGGGGGTATTATGACGAATACGGGGGCTACTACGATGAATATGGGGGGTACTACGATGAGCAGGGTGGGTACTACGATAAAAACGGGTTCTATTATGATGGAAGTGGAGAGTATTATGATGAGAGCGGAGTCTACAAGGGAGAACATGGGATGTACTATGACGAGAACGGGGGTTGCTACGACGAAAATGGTCATCTTTACGATGGAAGTGAAGAACACGGTGAGGCAAGCGGAGAACATTGCGAAGAAAGTGGAGAGCACCACAACGATAAAGGGGGCCATCACGATGATAACGATAAACACTACTACGAAGATGGTAgcgaaaatgcaaagggggTTACTCATAAGGTGGAGGGAGGGGGACGGCttgaaaaaggggcaagAAGGCATGTCCATAATTACGACGATAAGGTGAGCAAAGATTTTGCGGCAAGTAGAAGTTATTTACCCCAGCCAGGTAAAACGAGCAATTTGAGGAAGTCAAATGAAAGCAGCAGAGGTGATCACGGGGATGGTAACAAAAGTGATGGGCATGGGAGTCGCAAAAGTGATGGGTATGGAAGTCACAAAAGTGATGGGCATGGAAGCCGCAAAAGTGATGGGCATGGAAGCCGCAAAAGTGATGGGCATGGAAGCCGCAAAAGTGATGGGCATGGAAGCCGCAAAAGTGACAATAAATCGGAGCAAAGGTGCAACTCCCCAGACAAAGAAAAAACCAGTTACGACGATTTAATGAAAGACatggcggaaaaaaaaaaaaaaaaaactctccACTCGATGAGTTCGGGTGACTCAGAAAACTCTGACAAGTTAAGCGAGCGAATTAACAGCTTGCTGAATCACTCGAGCAGCAACTTGTCTCTACTTTGTAAAAAGGATAGTTCgaccattttggaaaacttgCTAAGTAGGAGCTTCACCAAATCTGACCATTTTAATTCCATCAATACTATTGAAAGGGCAAGTGAAGATGGAAAGgatgaaaataaaggagCGAATAAGCTGATCAAGAGAAAGACAAAAGTAAATTTCGATGAAATGTATAGGGCTGAATATAATGGTGGTAAAGAGCAGATGGGTAAGGGTAGCGATCTTAGCCATGGATCCGTCAACAGCGCGGGGAACAACGCCGACCGCAGCGATAAGGGTAATGACACCGAAACGAGCTATGTGCCATTCGTGAGGAGGACCACGAGAACACTCACCTTTAAGAATCAGGGAGGACTAGCGGGCTGTCTAAAAGTCTTtcaagaaaagaaaaaagagttaATGTCCTCCACGGGCAGTGATGTAAGCGACatggaaattaaaattgcCAACCTTAAAAGGAGGGCCAGGGAGCTCGCCCAAAGGTACAAAACCAAAAATCAGTCCACGGGGGATCAACTCAAAAGTGATCAAATTAAGacaaaatttgaagagtTAGTTTTTCTCGTACAGCAACAAAAGAAGCAATCCCatgagaaggggaagaacctCAAGTGA